GTTACCCGGGTCAGGGACCGTGCATGGTGGGTAGTTTGACTGGGGCGGTCTCCTCCCAAAGTGTAACGGAGGAGCACGAAGGTACCCTCAGGTTGGTCGGAAATCAACCTTCTGAGTGCAATGGCATAAGGGTGCTTGACTGCGAGACTCACACGTCGAGCAGGTACGAAAGTAGGTCATAGTGATCCGGTGGTTCTGTATGGAAGGGCCATCGCTCAACGGATAAAAGGTACTCCGGGGATAACAGGCTGATACCGCCCAAGAGTTCATATCGACGGCGGTGTTTGGCACCTCGATGTCGGCTCATCACATCCTGGGGCTGAAGTCGGTCCCAAGGGTATGGCTGTTCGCCATTTAAAGTGGTACGCGAGCTGGGTTTAGAACGTCGTGAGACAGTTCGGTCCCTATCTGCCGTGGGCGTTGGAGATTTGAGGGAAGCTGCTCCTAGTACGAGAGGACCGGAGTGGACGTACCCCTGGTGTTCCGGTTGTCACGCCAGTGGCATTGCCGGGTAGCTATGTACGGACGGGATAACCGCTGAAAGCATCTAAGCGGGAAGCCCCTCCCAAGATAAGATCTCCCTGGGCACTCGATGCCCCTGAAGGTCCGTTGAAGACCACAACGTGGATAGGCGGGATGTGGAAGCGTGGTAACACGTGCAGCTAACCCGTACTAATTGACCGTGCGGCTTGACCATATAACACCCAAGTGCGTTACCCTTACGATCACTCACCGTTTCGCGGACCGTCGGACCACACACCCGGCGCTCCCACCCTTTCCCTGGCGGCCATAGAGACTTGGAACCACCTGATCCCGTCCCGAACTCAGACGTGAAACAGGTCTTCGCCGATCCTAGTGTGGGGCCTCCCCATGCGAACCTAGGGCACCGCCAGGGCCCTATTCCCTCAAAACCCCCTCCACCTAACCGTGGCGGGGGTTTTGGCTTTGCGCGTTTTCGATCTGTTCGCCAATCTCATATGAAGGCGGAGAGACTCGCATAAGCCAGCCCTAGACCAATCAACGTCGCCATCAGAACGTCACTGGGATAATGCAGCCCGAGAATGATGCGAGACAACGCAATCAGCGCTGTGAAAGGAACCAGTATCCAGGCCAGTACAGGAAAGTAGTAGATGGCGACACTCGAAAAGACGACAGCGTGGAGCGTGTGACCCGAAGGAAAGCTGTATTGGTCGAGTGGCGGGACGAGGGCCGTGATGTCGCTGGCATGATGGCAGGGACGAGACCGCCGAGTCACACCTTTGAGTGATTTGTAGAGCAGTAACGCAATACCGCCGGTCGCCAGCATGTGCAGACTGGCTTGCAAACCCTTCAATCCATAGACGAGGGGCAGGGCAGCCATGAGGCTGTACCAGAACACCCCATCCCCCAGCCGGCTGATGAACGCGAAGGGGTATCGAATCCAGCGACGTTGCCCCGAACGGCTCCAGAGGCGACAGACGGATACTTCCAATTCATTCAGATGTCGTAGCCAGGCTTGCATGACAGGACTCCGCTTGACCTCGTTTTCTGTGGATCACGGCGAACAGGTGTTCTTCGACACGCCCCAGAACGCGCTCCCAGCCAATATCCAATGCGCGCTTCCTGGCTTCGAGTCCCATTCGTCGCAGTCGTTCCCGATCGCCGACGCACTCCAGACAGATGTCGATGAATGATTCCTGAGCATCGACCGGTACGGTCACGCCATTGACCCAAGGCTGGACGTTTGCGTGCGCCGCTGCATAGTCGAAGGCGATGACAGGCAGACCGCTAGCCATGGCCTCGGTGACGACGTTGCCGAAGGTCTCGGTGAGACTCGGAAACAGGAAGAGATCGCCCGACGCATAGTGTGCGGCGAGCTCGTCGCCGACACGCGCGCCGGCGAAGATCAGATCCGGGTGCTCCTGTTGCAGATGCGGGCGTTCGGGGCCATCACCGACCAGCACGAAACGTGCGTTCGGACACTGACGCTGAATGGCGCGAAACCCAGCGAGCGCCAGGGCGAGATTCTTCTCTGCGGCAATCCGACCTACATACAGGGCGACCAGATCGTCCTCCGCGCAGCCCCAGGAGCGGCGCAGTTCAGCGGAGCGCCGGTCGGGCGCGAACTGATCGACGTCCACTCCGCGCCCAAAGACATGGAGGTTCTCGAATCCTTCGGCGGCCAGACTGTCACGCAACTCGGCGGTCGGAACCAGCGTGGCATCAGAGCGATTGTGGAAGTGTCTCAGGGTCTCGGCGATCTGACGGGTCAGGGCTCCCAGTCCGTAATGCCGGCTATAGTGCTGGAAATGCGTATGAAAACCGGTGATCGTCGGAATCTTGAGCGCTTGTGCCGCCGAGAGCGCGGCATGACCGAGCGGTCCCTGCGTGGCGATATAGACCAGATCGGCCGGGCGGCGGTGCCAGAGACGCCGCAGACGCCAGTAGACCGGAAGCCCGAACCTCAGACCTCGATAGCCGGGGATCGGCAGGCCCGGCACCAGATGCAGATCGAGCCGATCGGATTGTTCGGGATGCCTCGGATCGGCCGGTTGCCGTGGCCGGATCAACTGAACGCCATGTCCGCGCGCGACCATGCCTTCGGCCAGATGACGCATGGTGTTGGCCACGCCGTTGATCTCGGGGGGGTAGGTCTCGGTGACAATGGCGATTCTGAGCCGATCGCCTGTGGACTGAGCGGTGCTCCGCGTTTCACTGGACATGATTCATACGGCTCCAGGCTCCAGCCAGCAGGGGCTTGCATCCTCGTCGCGCACGGATACAGCCACGTCTCTGGTGGTCATGACGGGCGCGGTCTCCGAGACGTCGAGCGTTTCGAGGATGGCCGCGCGGGCGCGCTCGGCGAGTGCACGGCGTGATTCCCCTTCCAGAGCCTGCATGGACGGCAGAAAATGGATACAGGCGATCAGACCCGGATGCCGGACGAGTCGGCTGAGATTGGCGATCAGACTGTCGTCGCCGATATAGGGCACGGACTGATCGAGGGCGAGGGTATCGCGACGCCGGTAACGGATAGCGACCGGCTGTACGCGAACCTCGGGATGCTGGGCGATGGCGAAGAGTCGCGGATGGAAACGCCCCAGCGTCCGGCCATCCGTTGTGGTGCCTTCGGGAAAGATCATGACCGTGCGCTCCGAGGCCAGATCCGCCAGGAGTCGATGGATCACGGATTCCGCCTGATGCGCACCGCGCTCGATGAAGCGAGTACCCGCAAAGCCGGCCAGCCAGCCGATCAGCGGCCAGCGCCGGACGTCCGACTTGGCCAGAAACCCGATCTCACCCTGAGCGCCCAGAATGGGGATGTCGAGCCAGGAGACATGGTTGCCGACCAGCAGACAGCCTGCTTCCAACCGGCCCTCGATCCTGACCTCGACCTCCAGGGCGCGTACCAGCCGCCCATGCCACCAGCGTACGGCGCGCGGCAGCCAGCCAGGTTGCCGTCGTGCGCGACCCTGGAACACGGCATAGAGGCCGACCAGCGTTCCGGTCGCCAGATGCTCGCCGACCCGCCAGCTTCTCCAGAGTGTTCGCGTGATCATGATCCTCGAGCGTCGTTCAGCCTGACTCAAAGACCGTGCCTGTCGAGGAAGTGGCGTGAGTACGCCGGACTCATGGCGTCGATGTCGAGCAGCATCAGCACGTCCGCTACGCCGAAATCCGGGTCACGACAGGGTTCACCGCACGCCTTGGCGCCCAAGCGGACGTAGGCGCGCAGCAACGGCGGCAGCGGCGCGTCCAGGACGTCGTCATCGACCTGGGTCGTGAGCAGCGGAGCGCGCGGTGTGATGCGTCGATCCTCGGGCGCCAATGCCTGACGGCGCAGTCGGTTCATGATGGCGGCGGCCTGGATGTCGTCCTCGCCGAGCGGGACGCTGGCACAGCCGAACAGATAGTCGAAGCCGTTGAGCTGGACGAATCCGGCCAGCCCCGACCAGAGCACGGCGATCGCCGGTCCCTGTCTGAACTCGGGCGCGATGCAGGTGCGGCCGACCTCCAGCAGGCGTCCGTCGAGCCGTTTGATGGCGTCCAGCTCGAACTCGCTCTCTGAATAGAAGCCACCGATGCGCGCGGCGCTCGCGTCGGTCAGCAGACGAGTGCAACCAACGACACGTCCAGTGCGCGAATCGCGAACCAGGAGGTGCTGACAATGGTCGTCGAACGTATCGTGATCGTAGCCGGGCTCACCCTTGAGCCGTGCGCCCATCTCCTCGCCGAAGACCTGATAGCGCAGTGCCTGCGCCTCGCGGACCTCGGATTCGGACGTTGCGATCTCGACATAGAGACGCTCGCCGCGCTTGGCGAGCGACGCGGAAGCCGAAGCGACCATCGAATGCCCTCACAGGTGAAGAATGCCTGGAGGGTTATCTTAGGCGGCGAGTGTTGCGGCCTGATGTGGGGCGGATGACAGCTCGGTGAAGGCGGCTGCGCGTTCAGGCCCGCAGCGACAGGATCGGCCAGCCGCGTGTCTCGGCTGTGGCGCGCAACTGGGCGTCCGGGTTGACGGCGATCGGGCGCTCGACCCGCTCCAGCAGCGGCAGATCGTTGTGCGAGTCGCTGTAGAAGCAACTGCCCGCCAGATCCAGCCCCTGCTCGGCGAGCCAGTGTTCGAGCCGCTCGACCTTGCCTTCGCGAAAGGAGGGCACGCCCTCGACCTCGCCGGTATAGACGCCGTCACGCTCGGCGGGCAGGGTCGCGATCAGGTGCGGTACGCCGAAGCGTTCGGCGATGGGCGCGGTGACGAAGGCGTTGGTCGCGGTGATGATGAGCAGGGTATCGCCAGCGGACTGGTGCCGTTCGACGAGTGCGCGTGCCGCCGGGGTCATGATCGGCTCGATCTGCTCTTCGAGGAAGCGCGCGCGCAATGCCTCTAGGCGCTCACGCGGGTGCTCGCGCAACGGACGCAGTGAGAAACGCAGGAACTCCTGGATATCCAGGGTACCGTCCTGATATTCGCGGTAGAATCGCTCGTTCTCGCGCGCGTACTCCGCACTGTCCACCAGTCCATGCCGGGCGAGATAGCAGCCCCAGAGATAGTCCGAGTCACCGTCCAGGAGTGTGTTGTCGAGATCGAAGATAGCGAGTGGCACGCGCTTGATTCCAGTCTGAAAGATTGAAGGGAAGTCTGGCGCGGATCTTGCGCCTGTGAGTGCGATACTCCGGGATCGGCGCGCAGGTTTCAAGTGCGTACAACCAAGCTCTTGATTGGAAATCGCTTATACATGCGCCGGCTTGCCGGAAACGACTGCTCTATGGAAGAATGAGCCAGCGACCAGCCAGGGAGAGACCCATCCTTGATCGACCACGACGGCTTCAGACCCAATGTCGGCATCATCCTGAGCAATCGGGACCGTCGCCTATTCTGGGGGCGCCGCGTCGGCCAGAATGCCTGGCAGTTTCCACAAGGTGGGATCAACCCCGACGAGACGCCCGAGCAGGCCATGTTCCGCGAACTGGAGGAGGAGGTCGGGCTCTGTGAGCAGCAGGTCACGATCCTGGGCAGCACACGCGGTTGGCTGCGTTATCACCTTCCTAAGCGTTACATCCGGCACCGTTACTGCGGGCCGGGTCCGATCTGCATTGGCCAGAAACAGGTCTGGTTCATGCTGCGGGTCAATTGCGGCGAAGAAGCCTTCTGCCTCGATCGCACCGACAAACCCGAGTTCGACGCCTGGCGTTGGGTCAGATATTGGCAGCCGCTCTACGAAGTCGTGTATTTCAAGCGCCATGTCTATCAGCAGGCGCTCGAAGAGCTGGCGCCGACCCTCTATCCGGAAGGCGTGCCGGATCGCCGGCATGTCTATGCCAGCCCCTCCAGGTTGCTGCGCCAGGGATATCCATGAACGCCTTGCGCCGTGCCAGGGCTGAGACAGTGGCCTAGATCCGCATGCAGTCAGGCACCCATTCGTCCGCGATCCCATCCGCCCCAGGTCTGCTCAACTCGCCCAGCATGCTCGAATCACTCAGGCGCATCGTTCAGGAGGTCAACAATGCCCGCGATCTCGAGCAGGCGCTCTCCATCATCGTCCAGCGCGTCAAGCAGGCCGTCGGAGCGGACGTCTGCTCAGTCTATCTCAACGACTACGACAACCATCGTCACGTCCTGCAGGCCACAGAGGGGTTGCGCAAGGACGCCGTGGGGCGTGTGCGGCTCGAACTCGGACGCGGGCTGATCGGACTGGTGAGCGAGCGTGCCGAGCCGATCAACCTCGACGACGCGGCCAATCATCCGCGCTACGAGTGCATCATCGACACCGGCGAGGAGCGTTATCACGGCTTTCTCGGTGCGCCCATCATCCAGAACCGTAAGGTGCTCGGTGTCCTGGTGCTGCGTCAGCGCCGGCGGCGTCATTTCGGCGAGGACGAAGTGACCTTCGTGATGACCCTGGCCTCGCAACTGGCCGGGGCCATCACCTTTGCCCGCACCAGTGGCGAGCTGGCGCGCTTGCAGGACGACGGCATCCCGCAGCGCTTCCTGCCGGGGCTGGCCGCCTCGCCGGGTATCGGTCTCGGGCAGGCGGTTGTGGTCTATCCGCCCGCCGACCTGGATGCCGTGCCCGATCGCCGCCCTGAGGATCTGGAGGCCGAGGCCGAGGAGTTCCGCCGCGCCGTGCGCGAGGTCGCCGAGGATCTCGACCGCTTCGCCAGCCGCACGCAGGTCCATCTGCGCGTCGAGGACATGGCCCTGTTCGACGCCTGGCGGCTGATGCTGGAGAGCGACACCCTGATCGATGGCACCCTGTCGCGGATTCGCGCCGGCAACTGGGCGCCCGGCGCGCTGCGCGAGACCATCGCCGAACATGCGCGGGTGTTCGACGCCATGGACGACGCCTATCTGCGCGAACGGGCCACGGACGTGCGCGATCTGGGGCGCTGCATCCTGATGCACTTGCAGAACCGGGCCAGTGCGCCGATTCAGTATCCGCCGTGCACGATTCTGGTGGGCGATGAGATCAGCGCCATGCAGATCGCCGACGTGCCGCGCGAGAAGCTGGCCGGCGTCGTCTCGACCTCGGGTTCCGGGTCGTCCCATGTGGGAATTCTGGCGCGTGGGATGGGCGTCCCGGCAGCCATGGGTGTATCGGATCTGCCGGTGGGGCGCGTCGAGGGCCGCGAGATGGTGGTCGACGGCTATCGCGGGCGTGTCTATGTCTCGCCTGGGCCGGCCGTGCGTTCGGAGTACCAGCGTCTGGCCGATGATGACGCGGCCCTGACCAGCGAGCTGCAAGCCCTGAGCCATCTGCCGGCCGAGACCACCGACGGCTATGTGATTC
The sequence above is drawn from the Allochromatium vinosum DSM 180 genome and encodes:
- a CDS encoding histidinol-phosphatase, producing MPLAIFDLDNTLLDGDSDYLWGCYLARHGLVDSAEYARENERFYREYQDGTLDIQEFLRFSLRPLREHPRERLEALRARFLEEQIEPIMTPAARALVERHQSAGDTLLIITATNAFVTAPIAERFGVPHLIATLPAERDGVYTGEVEGVPSFREGKVERLEHWLAEQGLDLAGSCFYSDSHNDLPLLERVERPIAVNPDAQLRATAETRGWPILSLRA
- a CDS encoding GNAT family N-acetyltransferase — its product is MVASASASLAKRGERLYVEIATSESEVREAQALRYQVFGEEMGARLKGEPGYDHDTFDDHCQHLLVRDSRTGRVVGCTRLLTDASAARIGGFYSESEFELDAIKRLDGRLLEVGRTCIAPEFRQGPAIAVLWSGLAGFVQLNGFDYLFGCASVPLGEDDIQAAAIMNRLRRQALAPEDRRITPRAPLLTTQVDDDVLDAPLPPLLRAYVRLGAKACGEPCRDPDFGVADVLMLLDIDAMSPAYSRHFLDRHGL
- a CDS encoding lysophospholipid acyltransferase family protein, with product MITRTLWRSWRVGEHLATGTLVGLYAVFQGRARRQPGWLPRAVRWWHGRLVRALEVEVRIEGRLEAGCLLVGNHVSWLDIPILGAQGEIGFLAKSDVRRWPLIGWLAGFAGTRFIERGAHQAESVIHRLLADLASERTVMIFPEGTTTDGRTLGRFHPRLFAIAQHPEVRVQPVAIRYRRRDTLALDQSVPYIGDDSLIANLSRLVRHPGLIACIHFLPSMQALEGESRRALAERARAAILETLDVSETAPVMTTRDVAVSVRDEDASPCWLEPGAV
- a CDS encoding phosphatase PAP2 family protein — its product is MQAWLRHLNELEVSVCRLWSRSGQRRWIRYPFAFISRLGDGVFWYSLMAALPLVYGLKGLQASLHMLATGGIALLLYKSLKGVTRRSRPCHHASDITALVPPLDQYSFPSGHTLHAVVFSSVAIYYFPVLAWILVPFTALIALSRIILGLHYPSDVLMATLIGLGLAYASLSAFI
- a CDS encoding glycosyltransferase family 4 protein, with product MSSETRSTAQSTGDRLRIAIVTETYPPEINGVANTMRHLAEGMVARGHGVQLIRPRQPADPRHPEQSDRLDLHLVPGLPIPGYRGLRFGLPVYWRLRRLWHRRPADLVYIATQGPLGHAALSAAQALKIPTITGFHTHFQHYSRHYGLGALTRQIAETLRHFHNRSDATLVPTAELRDSLAAEGFENLHVFGRGVDVDQFAPDRRSAELRRSWGCAEDDLVALYVGRIAAEKNLALALAGFRAIQRQCPNARFVLVGDGPERPHLQQEHPDLIFAGARVGDELAAHYASGDLFLFPSLTETFGNVVTEAMASGLPVIAFDYAAAHANVQPWVNGVTVPVDAQESFIDICLECVGDRERLRRMGLEARKRALDIGWERVLGRVEEHLFAVIHRKRGQAESCHASLATTSE
- a CDS encoding RNA pyrophosphohydrolase, which gives rise to MIDHDGFRPNVGIILSNRDRRLFWGRRVGQNAWQFPQGGINPDETPEQAMFRELEEEVGLCEQQVTILGSTRGWLRYHLPKRYIRHRYCGPGPICIGQKQVWFMLRVNCGEEAFCLDRTDKPEFDAWRWVRYWQPLYEVVYFKRHVYQQALEELAPTLYPEGVPDRRHVYASPSRLLRQGYP
- the ptsP gene encoding phosphoenolpyruvate--protein phosphotransferase, with amino-acid sequence MLESLRRIVQEVNNARDLEQALSIIVQRVKQAVGADVCSVYLNDYDNHRHVLQATEGLRKDAVGRVRLELGRGLIGLVSERAEPINLDDAANHPRYECIIDTGEERYHGFLGAPIIQNRKVLGVLVLRQRRRRHFGEDEVTFVMTLASQLAGAITFARTSGELARLQDDGIPQRFLPGLAASPGIGLGQAVVVYPPADLDAVPDRRPEDLEAEAEEFRRAVREVAEDLDRFASRTQVHLRVEDMALFDAWRLMLESDTLIDGTLSRIRAGNWAPGALRETIAEHARVFDAMDDAYLRERATDVRDLGRCILMHLQNRASAPIQYPPCTILVGDEISAMQIADVPREKLAGVVSTSGSGSSHVGILARGMGVPAAMGVSDLPVGRVEGREMVVDGYRGRVYVSPGPAVRSEYQRLADDDAALTSELQALSHLPAETTDGYVIPLYLNTGLVSESRPLGIEESAGVGLYRTELPFIVRDSFPSEAAQMANYRHVLELFAPRPVTIRTLDIGGDKPLPYFPMQEANPFLGWRGIRITLDHPEIFLSQVRAVLRASIGLDNLQLLLPMVSTVGEVDDALLLIQRAHNELLEEGYQVRMPPVGVMIEVPAAVYQAEALARRVDFLSVGTNDLTQYLLAVDRNNPHVAKLYNEYHPAVLRALLQILTGARLHGKEVSVCGEMAGDPLATFLLLGMGVHSLSMGAGSLLRVKKVIRSISRARAREVLKVALQCEDAGSVRRLLLDALETVGLGGLVRPGR